One genomic window of Desulfuromonas sp. AOP6 includes the following:
- a CDS encoding SLC13 family permease gives MDAAILTVLIILAVTMALLALEVFRLDVTAILCLLALAWTGVLEPQEALSGFASNAVVAMMAVMILGRGLARTGLMDRFARFFISKVGDKPSRIVALLSLSVGALSGFIQNVGAAALFLPAILDISRRQQIPASTLVMPIGFAAILGGTLSMVGSGPLILINDLLRVGGQAPYGLLSVTPVGLALLGAGILYFVLFGKKVLPDTASREVAPSEQERLVEALHLPDHIWLYTIPEGSSLVGQTPEEAGIWSRFGLNILGLASDSGIRYAPWRQTRLEAGQTLALLGEEAKAVRFAAAFDLRQEGKGGRFAPLRDPELAGFAEVIIPPRSALVGQTLRSFALRRRYAVEPVMMFNRGEEVRGDFSDRDIAPGDTFVVYGLWENMDDLKGGGDFVVATPSSGRRHADARAWPALLCFAGAVGLALAGFPLALAFLSGALAMILTGVLSIEAAYEAIEWKVVFLLAGLIPLGLAMQKTGAAEFLARKLMTLVQGAHPLFFLLSVAVLSTLFSLFMSNVGAIVVLAPLVIGMAELAGLPPRPLVLLAAVCAANSFMLPTHQVNVLYMSPGGYRNADYIRAGGGLTLLFLLVVVSLFYLFYL, from the coding sequence ATGGATGCCGCCATCCTGACCGTCCTCATCATTCTGGCTGTTACCATGGCCCTGTTGGCCCTGGAGGTATTTCGTCTCGACGTAACGGCCATACTCTGTCTGCTGGCTCTGGCCTGGACCGGCGTACTGGAGCCGCAGGAAGCCCTGTCGGGCTTTGCCAGCAATGCCGTGGTAGCCATGATGGCGGTGATGATCCTGGGTCGCGGCCTGGCCAGAACGGGACTGATGGATCGCTTCGCCCGCTTTTTCATCAGCAAGGTGGGAGATAAGCCATCGCGCATTGTGGCGCTACTGTCTCTGTCCGTCGGAGCGCTGTCGGGCTTCATCCAGAATGTCGGCGCCGCCGCCCTTTTTCTGCCAGCCATTCTGGACATCTCCCGGCGGCAGCAGATACCGGCCTCGACCCTGGTCATGCCGATCGGCTTCGCCGCCATTTTGGGCGGAACGCTCAGCATGGTGGGCTCAGGGCCTCTCATTCTTATCAACGATCTGCTGCGGGTCGGCGGCCAGGCCCCCTACGGACTGCTTAGCGTGACCCCTGTCGGACTGGCCCTGCTCGGCGCCGGTATTCTCTATTTCGTGCTGTTCGGCAAGAAGGTCCTGCCAGACACGGCGTCTCGGGAGGTCGCTCCTTCCGAACAGGAACGGCTCGTTGAGGCCCTGCACCTGCCCGATCATATCTGGCTCTACACCATCCCCGAGGGAAGTTCCCTGGTCGGCCAGACACCGGAGGAGGCCGGGATATGGAGCCGCTTCGGCCTGAATATCCTTGGCTTGGCCAGCGACAGTGGCATCCGTTATGCCCCCTGGCGGCAGACGCGCCTGGAGGCCGGTCAGACCTTGGCCCTGCTGGGGGAGGAGGCCAAGGCGGTACGGTTCGCGGCGGCCTTCGACCTGCGCCAAGAGGGGAAAGGGGGGCGTTTCGCCCCTCTGCGCGACCCGGAGCTAGCCGGCTTCGCCGAAGTCATCATCCCGCCCCGTTCGGCCCTGGTCGGACAGACCCTGCGCAGTTTTGCCCTGCGTCGCCGCTACGCCGTCGAACCGGTCATGATGTTCAACCGTGGAGAAGAGGTGCGGGGGGATTTTTCCGATCGCGACATTGCCCCCGGCGATACTTTTGTCGTATATGGCCTGTGGGAAAACATGGATGACCTGAAGGGCGGCGGTGATTTCGTCGTTGCCACCCCCTCTTCTGGCCGGCGACATGCCGACGCCAGGGCTTGGCCGGCCCTGCTGTGCTTTGCAGGGGCTGTGGGGCTGGCCCTCGCCGGTTTCCCTCTAGCTCTGGCCTTTCTGTCCGGGGCCCTTGCCATGATTTTGACGGGAGTGCTCAGCATCGAGGCGGCCTACGAGGCCATTGAATGGAAGGTCGTCTTCCTTCTCGCCGGCTTGATTCCCCTTGGCCTGGCCATGCAGAAGACAGGGGCCGCCGAATTTCTTGCCCGGAAACTCATGACCCTGGTGCAGGGGGCGCATCCCTTGTTCTTTCTGCTGAGCGTGGCCGTCCTCTCCACGTTGTTCTCCCTCTTCATGTCCAACGTGGGAGCCATCGTAGTGCTGGCGCCCTTGGTCATCGGCATGGCGGAGCTCGCCGGACTGCCCCCTCGCCCCCTGGTGCTCCTGGCCGCCGTCTGCGCCGCCAACTCCTTTATGCTGCCCACTCATCAGGTCAACGTGCTGTACATGTCACCCGGCGGCTACCGCAATGCCGACTATATCCGGGCTGGCGGCGGACTCACCCTGCTCTTTCTGCTGGTCGTCGTCAGTCTGTTTTATTTGTTTTATCTCTAA
- the htpX gene encoding protease HtpX has product MFKRIGLFVITNIAILVVLSFVLNLLGVGPMLREEGLNMPSLIAFAAVFGFGGSLISLAISKWTAKRLTGAQVISQPSSEQEIWLVETVRRQASAAGIGMPEVAIYNAPDVNAFATGMRRNSALVAVSTGLLRGMNRDEAEAVLAHEVSHVANGDMITLALIQGVVNTFVIVASRVVGHLVDRVVFKTERGHGPGFFITTLVAQMVFGILASVIVFWFSRQREFRADAGAATLAGREKMVAALERLRMSAGQPHLPDQMAAFGISGNIGRGLKRLFMTHPPLEERIAALRERR; this is encoded by the coding sequence ATGTTTAAACGCATCGGACTGTTTGTCATCACCAATATCGCCATTCTTGTGGTGCTGAGTTTTGTGCTTAACCTGCTCGGGGTCGGCCCGATGCTGCGGGAAGAGGGCCTCAACATGCCGAGCCTCATCGCCTTTGCAGCAGTTTTCGGCTTCGGTGGCTCCCTCATCTCCCTCGCCATCTCCAAGTGGACGGCCAAGCGCCTCACCGGCGCCCAGGTCATCAGCCAGCCCTCCAGCGAGCAGGAGATCTGGCTGGTGGAAACGGTGCGGCGCCAGGCTTCGGCGGCGGGGATTGGCATGCCCGAGGTGGCCATCTACAACGCCCCGGACGTCAACGCCTTTGCCACCGGCATGCGTCGCAACAGCGCTTTGGTAGCGGTAAGCACCGGGTTGCTGCGGGGCATGAACAGGGATGAGGCCGAGGCAGTGCTGGCTCACGAGGTCAGCCACGTCGCCAATGGGGACATGATCACCCTGGCTCTCATTCAAGGGGTGGTGAATACTTTCGTCATTGTGGCCTCGCGGGTGGTGGGACACCTGGTCGACCGCGTGGTTTTCAAAACCGAGCGGGGCCATGGCCCCGGCTTCTTTATCACTACCCTCGTCGCTCAGATGGTCTTCGGTATTCTGGCCAGCGTCATCGTCTTCTGGTTCAGTCGTCAGCGTGAATTTCGGGCCGATGCCGGCGCCGCCACCCTCGCCGGCCGCGAAAAGATGGTAGCGGCGCTGGAGCGGCTGCGCATGTCTGCCGGTCAGCCCCACCTTCCCGACCAGATGGCGGCCTTCGGCATCTCCGGCAACATCGGTCGAGGGCTCAAACGTCTGTTCATGACCCACCCTCCCCTCGAAGAGCGCATCGCCGCCCTGCGGGAGAGGCGCTAG
- a CDS encoding Na/Pi cotransporter family protein, which produces MMQIALNTLGGLALFMLAMMMMTEGLKVFAGGGLKQLLNRYTSTPLRGVLAGILVTGLVQSSSAVTVATIGFVNAGVFTLAQALTVVFGTNIGTTVTGWLVSLVGFGFKIENFALPILALGVMLRLGLSDRRLRGLGEALAGFGLFFLGLSVLKEGFGGLASSYSATLTDGETGGTLLFLAIGFVATVLTQSSSASIAIVLTAVSGGVIGMYPAAVAIIGANLGSTSTAAMAVLRATPNAKRLALGHILFNLITGIVALALLPLLMWGIHLLADGLELEGSPAAVLALFHTVFNVLGVLLMLPVAGLLTRWLQRLFRSQEEEAGRPRHLDTTLTATPELAESALAAELARLRLMANQMVYDALLHPEQPAALVEQQAAAMRTLGAAITDFISKVRTESLSREVGESLARDLRIARYLDEAARMSGNALELRREMATSSDRQIVDVLEHLVTTVKTCCDLTGRDEDFAGADVHRQQALDDFQGAYQQAKGEILAAAVARRLRVEQADHLLGVLSTTRRMVEQLVKADRLLRDPARAQVIEAQSEENYSPE; this is translated from the coding sequence ATGATGCAGATTGCCTTGAATACCCTGGGCGGGTTGGCGCTATTCATGCTCGCCATGATGATGATGACTGAAGGCCTCAAGGTCTTCGCCGGCGGCGGCCTCAAACAGCTGCTGAATCGTTATACCTCTACACCTTTGCGGGGTGTACTGGCCGGCATCCTGGTGACGGGGCTTGTGCAGTCCTCCAGCGCTGTCACCGTGGCGACGATCGGTTTCGTCAATGCCGGGGTCTTCACCCTGGCCCAGGCGCTAACGGTGGTGTTCGGCACCAACATTGGCACCACGGTCACCGGCTGGCTGGTAAGTCTGGTCGGCTTCGGGTTCAAAATCGAAAACTTCGCCCTCCCGATTCTGGCGCTGGGCGTCATGCTGCGACTTGGCCTTAGCGACAGGCGATTGCGTGGGCTGGGAGAAGCCCTGGCGGGATTCGGCCTGTTTTTTCTGGGGCTATCCGTCCTCAAGGAGGGTTTCGGCGGCTTGGCCTCGAGCTACAGCGCCACGCTGACGGACGGCGAAACCGGCGGAACCCTCCTCTTTTTGGCTATCGGCTTTGTGGCGACGGTACTGACTCAGTCCTCCAGTGCCTCCATCGCCATTGTGCTGACTGCGGTCAGCGGCGGTGTGATCGGCATGTACCCGGCCGCTGTCGCCATCATCGGCGCCAATCTCGGCAGCACCTCGACGGCGGCCATGGCGGTACTGCGCGCCACCCCCAACGCCAAGCGACTGGCTCTTGGTCATATTCTCTTTAACCTCATTACAGGTATTGTGGCGCTGGCGCTGTTGCCGCTGCTCATGTGGGGCATCCATCTGCTGGCGGATGGCCTCGAGCTGGAAGGGAGCCCGGCGGCGGTGCTGGCTCTTTTCCACACGGTCTTCAATGTGCTCGGGGTTCTGTTGATGCTGCCCGTGGCCGGTCTGCTGACCCGCTGGCTGCAACGGCTTTTTCGCAGCCAGGAGGAGGAAGCCGGCCGACCGCGGCACCTCGATACGACCTTGACGGCCACCCCTGAGCTGGCCGAATCGGCTCTGGCCGCCGAACTGGCCCGCTTGCGCCTTATGGCCAACCAGATGGTGTATGACGCGCTGCTGCATCCCGAGCAACCGGCGGCGCTGGTGGAACAGCAGGCGGCGGCCATGCGGACCCTGGGCGCCGCCATCACAGACTTTATCAGCAAGGTCCGTACGGAAAGCCTGTCCCGGGAAGTGGGGGAGAGCCTGGCCCGGGATCTGCGCATTGCTCGCTATCTCGATGAGGCCGCGCGGATGTCGGGCAATGCCTTGGAGCTGCGCCGGGAGATGGCCACCAGCAGCGACCGCCAGATCGTCGATGTCCTTGAACACCTCGTCACCACGGTGAAGACTTGCTGCGACCTGACGGGGCGCGATGAGGATTTTGCGGGGGCCGATGTGCATCGTCAACAGGCGCTGGACGATTTTCAGGGGGCCTATCAGCAGGCCAAGGGAGAAATTCTGGCGGCAGCCGTGGCCAGAAGACTGCGAGTTGAGCAGGCTGATCACCTGCTCGGGGTGCTTAGCACGACGCGGCGCATGGTGGAACAGCTGGTCAAGGCCGATCGGCTGCTGCGCGATCCCGCCAGGGCCCAGGTCATCGAAGCGCAAAGCGAGGAGAATTACTCGCCTGAGTAA